CTACCGGGGGTTGCGCCTAAGGCTAGTGGACCGAAAGCATTGGGGGGCTGCTGTAAGTTCCTTGTGCCTGGAATGTGGACGGGATACTCAACAGGAAGTCTACTGGCTCAAGACCAAAATAGAGTAGGCTCAAGACTACTGGGGGTTGCGCCTAAGGCTAGTGGACcaaaagcagttggggggctgctggaagttccttgTGCCTGGAACGTGGATGGGGTACTCAAGCGGGAGTCTTCTGGCTCAAGATCAAAAGGGAGTTGTGCCCAAGGCTGTTGGACAATGCAGGTTGGGATTGTTGGAACTTCCCTCCCCACCACCTTCCCTGCAGTGTTCTTCTTCTCGCTTTCCCTCCTGTGGTCTATGTGCTTGTTGCCTTCCTATCTCTATTCCACTTTTTCCTAAGCTCCTTCGGACCATTCTGGATGATAACAGGCTTGAGCCAGCAAATGTCCACTTGAATCTCCTGTCTGTATTCCAGGGACAGTGAACTTCCAAAAGCCCCCAAACTGCTTTAGGTCTACTATCCTTGGGCGGAACTCCCCGGTGGTCTTGAGCTAGCACATGTCCACTTGAGGCTCCAGTCCGCAGttggggggatgctggaagtCCACTCTTCCTTGAAGCACCCAAGGCTGGTGAACTAAAAGcagtggggggctgctggaagttcactctcCTTGGAAGCTCCCAAGGCTGGTGGACcaaaagcagttggggggctgctggaagctGCCTGGCCCTGGAATGTGGACTGGATACTCAAGTGGACAGGTGCTGGCTCAAGACTACCGGGGGTTGCGCCTAAGGCTAGTGGACcgaaagcagttggggggctgctggaagttccttgTGCCTGGAATGTGGACTGGATACTCAAGCGGGAGTCTACTGGCTCAAGACCAAAAGGGAGTTGTGCCCAAGGCTGTTGGACAATGTAGGTGGGGATTGCTAGAACTTCCCTCTCCACCTTCTTCCCTGCAGAGGgttcttcttcttgctttcccTCTTGTGGTCTATGTGGTTGTTGCCtgtcttttcaattttcttatttttctattaattcatATTTCCCTCCTGAATTCCTCTTCCATACCCAAACCTCCTGTTAAGAGCGTGTtgtctttctatcttttttcctgtttttccaaCGCTCCTCCAGAACATTCAGGATGTAATTGGGATCTGTAGGATGTCTCAGATACAAAGAGATCAATGCAGGTTCTTCCAAGAAGAACCAAATGTATTCAAGAATTAGGGCTTCTAAAGAATTTAAGGGTAATTTATACATATCCAAGTCTTTTTTCCTTCTCACCATCTCCTGTAATTCACGATTTATCCGCTGTATTTCAAGGCTTTCTAGAGCCCTCCTCTTCTTGCGTTCTTGCTGTATCTTGTATCTCCATTCATTCCTCATCCTGTCTTTTTCAGCCTTTATTTGggccttcctttccttttcttcttccttaaaaGCTCTTTTTGCCTCCTTTCTCATTTCTCGTTCCAAAGCCTTCCTCTTCTTGTGCTCTTGCTTCCTTTTGAATCTCATTTCCTTCTCCAGCCTGTCTTTTCTAGCCTTTGATTGGGCCCTCCTTTCCTTTTGTTCCTTAAGAAATCTTTttgcctcctttctcctttctcgTTCAGCTATCCTAAACTTATAATCCTCCAGTGCCAGAGACATGGCTTCTCTCTGTATCAATGCTTGATCAGCCATACGGTTTGCCTTCATCAACTTACGTTTTAGCTTGGCAAGCACGATCAAGCTCCACAGTCCCATCCCTTTTCCAGATTTTCTTTGATGCTTTCTTTCTTCATGTCGATGCATGATATTTCTCTTTACCCTACTGACCCACCTGTTTTCAGCTTCTCTTtgggtctttctctcctctttccgTTTTGTAGAGATCAATTGCTGTTTCCTCAGTTTTTTTTCGGCCCTTTTGTCGGCCTTTCTCTCCTTATGCTCCCGAATGATGGACTTCCATGCATTCTTTCCCCACCTTCTTTTAGAGTGCATTTGAGCCTTCTCCTCCTGGAGTATCTCCCTTATCGCCTCAAGTATTTCTGTATCCTCAAATATCTCCTCTGGATCATCCTCCTTGAgcacctcttcttcctcctcaagCCCCTCCTCCATATCCTCAAGTATGTCCTGTAGCTCCTCCTTAAGCAACTTTTCTATCTCCTCAAGCATGTCCTCCTCTATGTCTCCCTCAAGCAGCTCTTCTATTTCCTCCATATCCACTTCGTCTATTTCCTTCTTGAGCATCTGTTCCATATCCTCAAGTATGTCCTCCTCTATTTCCCCCTCTCCTATTTCCTCCTTATTCAACCTCTCTAGTTCCTTTCTAAGCATCTGTTCCATATCCTCAAGTATGTCCTCCTCTATTTCCCCCTCTCCTGTTTCCTCCTTATTCAACCTCTCTAGTTCCTTCCTAAGCATCTGTTCCATATCCTCAAGTATGTCCTCCTCTATTTCCCCTTCTCCTGTTTCCTCCTTATTCAACCTCTCTAGTTCCTTCCTAAGCATCTGTTCCATATCCTCAAGTATGTCCTGTATCTCCTCCTCGAGTATTTCCTCTGAATGCGAAAGCTTTTGCCATTCTTCAAGTTCTTCCCGACGTTCATCCCACATAGGGTCATGTTTAGCTTGACGTTTTAACTTTCTGTTCATTTTCCAAATCCAACGCTGCATTTTATTCCCTTTCCTCGTGACAGTTTCGCTTTCACAGACTTCCCGACATTTACTTTTTGTTCGTGATGAATTACTATCATCACCATGGTCTTCAGTGTCACTATTTTGTCTCGTCGAATCTCTCTTCATCAATGAATAGACATCCCACTCAGAGAGGTTCAGGTCGGTTGCAAATCCTGCCCAGAATCTGCTTTGTGGATGCAGGTTTTCCTCTCCAACTTTGTGTGGCCCCTTTCTTGATTGCCTGGAATCCTTTTCGTTCATCCGTCCAGCTCTCACCTCCCTCCGGAGTTGCTCTAGATCCTCTTTTAGTTTAGCGATCTCCTTCTTTGCCTCTGCCAATTCATTGCTTTCCTTTTTggccttttcttctttcttgttctccCGGCCCTTTCGACCTGTTGTGGCTGTCTTCAGGGGCCTTTCAATCTTCTTCATAACTATCTGAATAAATTCGTCTTTTTCCTCcagcatctccttcagagaagaaCACTCGTTTTTTATTGCCTGAATTTCATTCCTATGATCAGCCTTCATTTCATGAATCTGTTTATCATAGAAATCCTTGAGGGCAGAGATTATCTCTTCGGTGCCGTGGTTAAGAGTCCGTGTAGATGAAGAGGGCGATATTGCCTTCTCTTTCCAGTATGAAATCATCTCTCCAATAGGTCCAAGGGTAAACACCGTTCCTAATAAGAACAGAGCCAATTTATTAACGGCATTTCTGACGGGAACATCTGTATTCCCGCAGCCAAACAACTGATGAAGTTGAACCAATTTCATCTTAGCAAAATTTGCAATTTTAAGAGCTTTTGTATACATTGTTATACATGCCGACTAAGACGCCTCGGTCTCAGGTTAGTTCTCAAATCTGACACGAAGTTTCGATTTGTTCCGCCGGAGACTTCAAAGTCTCCTTtcgctcttcctcctcttccacgATGGAGTTCCTCATAATTTGACTCTTACAATGTTTCGGGCCTTGGATCAGTCTCCTTGACGATGTCGTCAGGGCCAGGGAAGGCTTCAGGATCTGAAGACTTCGAAAATCTCggaattttattctttcattgtgttcctgtcaaattaacgtaatttgttGATTTAAcctttttcttaaatcagccttttATTCCTTAGTGTGAAttgttttttctcttatatttagttcagcagctgtatttttctacgttaacgtaaaaaaatacagctgctgaactgaatataagagaaaaacacttcACACTAAGgaatacaaggctgatttaagaaaaaggTTAAATCAACAAATTTCGTTAATTTAACAGGaacacaatgaaataaataaagagagagagagaagagagagagagagagagacagagagagagagagagagagagagagaaacgttaatCCAGATGTGGAAGGAAAgactaaatagaataaaagagcttaataaataaaaacgactAATACGGGAAAAATTCGCTGCAGGGTGAGTAATTGTATGGGGAATCTTATTTTAAAACTGTTTTGTTTAATCACAgtattatttttaatagttttcaggTATATGTGTTtacaatatgatatatacatgtatgtgttttGAGTTCAAAGCAAAACCgcactttcatacacacacacacacacacacacacacacacacatatatgtatatattctatatatatatatatatataatatatgtatatagtatatatatagtatatagtattatatatatatataatatatatatagtatatatatatatatataagtgaaaaagtgtgtgtatgtgtgagtgtgcatgtacgtgtgtgtctctctctctctttctatatacatatccattataaatataataaatatatatatatatatatatatatatatatatgtgtgtgtgtgtatatatatatatatatatatatatatatatatatatatatatatatatatatatatatatatatatatatatatcacagacagtacacatatgatatatatgaatatgtttaaGTGTTAAAGTTGAATtgtatatctgtatctatctatctatctatacacacacatatacatacatatatatatatatatatatatagaatatatatatatatatatatatatatatatatatatataatatataaggcagaagattagttatgtaggaaatattagctaggaaaatctactagtaAGTAGAGTTTTGGTAGATGAAGGCGAGAGTgaagtagaagagaaacgcaACACTCGTAAAAGCGCAGAAAGGGACAAGACAAAAATTGATAATGCAAGCTGTTAGAAATCAAATCTGACCCGTACAACGATAACAAGTGGGTGGTAACGACTGCTCACAGCATACGCCCTGATTCGTTAGTAGTAGGCGTACAAGATTATCCAATTACGAAGAATTAGGGTGGTCtcctgtagaaaaaaaaaggtggcacCAGAATTCAGAACTGGGTCCAGAGCTCAGTTGGAATGAAAGAAAAGTTCAGGTAGGAACTCACTTCTGGACGCATAACTTGTGTCGGTTTATACTCCATTTACTCTGTGTCATATGTGTGTGATAGAACAGTAAAAttgtgtgttacaataataattaagaaagaaacgtggtgtttaacttgcccagaatcctaAAGGAAACCGAACTCATGTCAAAAGCCTCCTGAGATAaaagaatttaaatgaaaaagaattaaatgagaAATCAGCAAGACGTCCAGAAGAACAGTTAAGTATTctacaatataaaacaataagTTCCTATGAGAGATAGAAACCACAAAGCAGTATAGATAAAGGGTATCCCATATCACAAAACtaaatacaaaccaaaactacAAAAGGAAAAAGACTTCATAACACAATacaaccacaatatatatatatatatataatatatatatatatatatatatatatatatatatatatatatatatatattcatatatatatatatatatatatatatatatatatatatatatatatatataactgaaattcATTGAACAAGTTCAACCAAACAACGTATACATATGATTTACTATCTTGAAATTagcactgtgggggtaagacatcactagcaacACAACAAAGGCCGCCATAACAGGTGGATAACCCCAAtttcggtatacatatgactgactatctggaaaagaatactgtggaggTAAGCATCAGAGAAAGAGAATAGAGGAgttgttagggagaagaaagggaaagaatCAGAGAGGgttggggagaaagagagaaatagaggAAGAGAGCAGAGTGGTtggtagggaggagaaagagattATGggggtgagagggagaggaagtgagagagaaagtagaCGTGGTTTTAGGAAGAAGACAGAgggaaatattgagagagagagagagagagagagagagagagagagagagagagagagagtattttggttgtcattcagttatcTCGGGCAGTGCCAGGTCGGTcagctaataaatatacatatatacgcgtgCGAGTGTTTGCCTCTCTTTCTATGTAGCTACATacctattttaaatatatgtcaCAAGAACTTTCTTGCGGCAAGACGGATCAGAACAGtgagaaacacagtacaggtaagcagATACAAaaggacattacaggattaacaaaaggtccaattcactttaaagaaacgaaaaaatgcccgtgggctagattaaagatttaaaagtagccacccacacgtggtcacggTTAAgttttagtcagaaaacaataccttttgttttacgaacaaagaggcatatacaaacagacagtacaaaattagcaaaatccAGAAGGCTAgaatttacaaaagtgttcaggcaatgagtgagaaacgaacataggatataaatatagcgagcatgagaaaATAATTCATCTTGTtttaatacaaagtgtattgttttgtTGTGTTGGTATTGTATTATGAGGTCTTTTCCTTTTgtagttttggtttgtatttgcttctcttttagttttggtttgtatttggtTAATTTGTTATATGGGGATACCCTTTATCTATACTGCGTTGTGGTTTCTATCTCTTAGGAACTTATAGTCTTATACAAGGTATACTTCTCTGTTCTTCTGGACTTCTCGCTGATTTCTCATTTAACCTCATTTAATATCATTTAATTCTTTCTCGTTTGATTTTTCTGGATCTCAGAAGGCTGGTTTTATAATCGGTGAGTTCGGTTTCCTTtaggattctgggcaagttaaacaccaagTTTCCtttacttaattattattgtaacacacacaaattcactgtACTATCACACACATTTGACACAGAGTAAACGGAGCATAAACCGACATAAGTTATGCGTCCAGAAGTGAGTTCTTAACCAAACTTTTCTTTCATTCCAACTGAGCTCTGGACCCATTTCTGATTTCTAGCTCCACCTTTCATTTCTTCTGGAGACCaccctaattcttcataattggaTAATCTTCAACGCCTACTACTTCCGGCGACGACATCTAACAAATCAGGGCGTACTGTGGGCAGTCCATTCCCACCCACTTGTTATTCGTTCTAACAGCTTGCATCATCAATTTTTGTTATGTCTTTTTCTGCGTTTTACGAGTGTCGTATTTGCAAACATTCTGGTTTGtgtttctcttctacttctctttcgccttcatctaccaaaACTCTACCAAAAACTCTACTAGTAtagtttcctagctaatatatttcctacataagTAATCTTCTGCTCAACAGTTTTTCGAATTATCTTGCCTTCGGCCAGTGTGTTTGACCGCTCATAAGTCCATAATCTAGCCTTCAGGATTTTGCTAATTTCATACTGTCCACTTGTATATACCTATTTGTtactaaaacaaaatgtattattttctgactaaattacctgtgaccacgggTGGATGGCTGCCTTGATACCTTTAATCTCGCCAATGGGcagtttttcgtttctttaaagttaaTTATACCTTttgctaatcctgtaatgtccttttgtatatgcttacctgtaccATTGAAAcagaaagatctcggcagttctcgttctATATTTTcctcctttgtatatatatatatatatattatatatatatatatatatatatatatatatatatatataatatacataccttccttcactttatcttgccatctaattctgtgtctccctcttgatcctcttcctctaacaggttcctcccaatccCTCTTCActctcgtcatccatcctcaacacatgcccataccatctcaatcgtgactgtcttatcacctctgtaatctttactaagcctgcccttcttatttcatcattttcctatCTCTCAAGCCTTtccatctctgttctctcaagctttacttcctcttttcttcttagaccCCATGTTTCttctccatacattaacactggttatatatcttgacttttagcttgactggcattttcttatcacatagcACTCCAggtacctctctccacttcccccatgcagctcttatcctactgtcaacttcagcctcacatcctccctctaggcttaaagtagatcttaagtacttaaacttttctgcctgatTTAAAATCgaacctcttctttcttgtattactattctgtctctaacttccctatgtatatatataatatttatatatatatttatatatatatttatatatatatataattatatatatatatatatatatatatatatatatatatatatcatataatatatatatatatatattatatataatatatatatatatatatatagatatatatatacatatatatatatatatatatatatatatatatatatatatatatatatatatacatatatatattatatattatatatatatatatatatatatatatatatatatatatatataaaacggaatGCAAAGAcattcaaattttgttttattggtcCTTTTCGTGATAACATCGTCCTCACACTTTTGGGGATATTCTACAAATCAAAATATGTGTTAATACAAACTAAGAGCTGATTATAACATCCCATAGTTGAAACTACTAACACAATATGACGATAAAATCACTACTCACAAACGCACACTTCATTTTTAAGATCAGAAACATGACAAATATAAGAACATTGAAATATCTtaacaaaatcataaacaaaacacacatacaattaaaaaaaagatgtttatGTGATAACCTCTGTAATTTGCCTAATTTGTAGTTTATACAAGTAACCTGTGACTGACTTCTAGTTCTGAATATGTTAAGCAGAATAAAGGAATCCGCATGCTgcctaaattgtttttatttgtagctaCTTTGGAAATATCCTGTATTATTTTGGTTGTGTTCATCACATAAAAGTATTGATTACATGTTTTTTAATGTGTCCGTATTATGTGTAAATATACGGACTATAGAGATTTTTTAATAAACTAAGAGATCCTAGAACCTGtggattttttcaatatttcatttccgtatctatatatttctttaagAAAATTATCAGAGATTTGGTAAAATGGTCTGGAAACGCTGGGTCATAGTTACAGCATCGGACAGAGCTCCTGGCAGTATATTCCCGAACAGTAACTGTGTACtagaaccttccctgaaaaaagcgggatgccatattttaaaaactaaccatagaaacttcttgaaaataatctcattatgtatcccacacccaaattaaaaACGTGATTCACTTCAAACTCACCTAACCTAAACTAGCCTAAATTAACCCAGAGgcatgcaaaaataaaaagaacaaaaaaacggGGCTGGTGCAGTATTTGTATTCATCTCGGGAATCTGTCCCTAGCAAAGATACTTGGTGTATGCTGCTGAAATGTATGGCGGAGGGAAAGCACTGAGTCAGCAGATTCCTTTCCCAAGTTAGACCTAGTTCTAGATCTAGACCTAATATTATTAATGCTAGGAAATTCTTAATCTCGTGAAAAAACATTCTGTGTAataaaattccacaattatatagtaatctatatacACTGTAAAATAAACTAGCAAAGACTTTCGAATACACGAGTGGTGTTCCTCAAAAAATGTTAACACTGATAAACGGTGTTCGAAACTTCGAAAGTCTTTGCTTGTTTATTTGAATAGTAGcatagtttactatataattgtggagttTTATTAcacatgttattattatcattattcagaatataaaacctattcatatggaacaagcccacaagcgccattgacttggaattcaagtgtccaaagaatatggtgttcattagtcAGGGgtacagaaatacagaaagaataatagatctctcttattagaaaagaaaaaataaattagcagaatgataaatagataataaagcaataaaatgcaaggaggatagtattagggtagtaatgttctTCACATTCGCTTGAGCGTTTGAAGTTTCAATTGCACGGCATCCtgtgggaggctgttccacagtcaaGAGGTACAAGGAAtaaggaacctctggaactgagaagttcgacagtcaGGCGTATTGACTTTGCACATTGGTGCACTAATAGACAGGTGGCCATAGCaaagtttttcatattgcactgtATATGATGTCATTCCCttgcaattttgttttctttttataaatgttgaacaaaataaaacagatgtTGCCATCATTCGTTGCTAAGCAACACAAGACAGATGTTGTCATCATTCGTTGTTAAGCAACACAAGACAGCTGTTGTCATAATTTGTTGTTAAGCATCACAAGACAAATGTTGCCATCACTCGTTGCTACGCAACACAAGACAGATGTTGCCATCATTTATCGTTGAGCAATATAAAACAGATGTTGATATCATCTGTCGTTGAGCAACACAAGACAAATGCTGCCATCATTCGTTGCTACCCAACACAAGACATGTTCTTATCATTCGTTGTTGAGCAACACAAGACAGATTTTGCCATCATTCGTTGTTAAGCAACACAAGACAGTTGCTGTCCTCATTCGTCTTTGAGCAACACAAGACAAATGTTATCAACATTGGTTGTTAAGCAACACAAGACAGATGTTGCCATTATTCGTTGTTAAGCAACACAAGGCAGATGTTGCCATCATTTGTTGTTAAGCAACACAAGATAGCTGTTTTCATCATTTGTCTTTGAGCAACACAAGACAAATGTTATCAACATTGGTTGTTAAGCAACACAAGACAGATGTTGCCATTATTCGTTGTTAAGCAACACAAGACAGATGTTGCCATCATTTGTTGTTGAGTAACACAAGACAGATGTTGACATCATTCGTTGTTAAGCAACTTAAGACAAATGTTGTCATCATTCGTTGTTAAGCAACACAATACAGATGTTGTCATCATTCGTTTTTGAGCAACACAAGGCAGATGTTGCCATCATTTGTTGTTAAGTAACACAAGACAGCCGTTGTCATCATTCTTTGTTGAGCAACACAAGACAAATGTTGTCCATTCGTTGTCAAGCTACACAAGACAGATGTTGTCATCAATCGTCATTGAGCAACACAAGACAGATGTTGCCATCATTCGTTGTTAACAACACAAGACATGTTGCCATCATTTGTTAAAGTAATGTGCCACAATATGACAAGAAATTGCAATGTGTCCTCAAAAGCATTCGTTACTTTACATGTTCATGTTACGTACATCGAGTTGCAAAATGAATGACTGCAATCAGTCGTAGAGAAGAAGAGtgaaggttgtgtgtgtgtgagaaatcagttaaaaatgaactgaaaatgaACATTCCAGGAAGGACTAAAT
The DNA window shown above is from Macrobrachium nipponense isolate FS-2020 chromosome 30, ASM1510439v2, whole genome shotgun sequence and carries:
- the LOC135202110 gene encoding trichohyalin-like gives rise to the protein MYTKALKIANFAKMKLVQLHQLFGCGNTDVPVRNAVNKLALFLLGTVFTLGPIGEMISYWKEKAISPSSSTRTLNHGTEEIISALKDFYDKQIHEMKADHRNEIQAIKNECSSLKEMLEEKDEFIQIVMKKIERPLKTATTGRKGRENKKEEKAKKESNELAEAKKEIAKLKEDLEQLRREVRAGRMNEKDSRQSRKGPHKVGEENLHPQSRFWAGFATDLNLSEWDVYSLMKRDSTRQNSDTEDHGDDSNSSRTKSKCREVCESETVTRKGNKMQRWIWKMNRKLKRQAKHDPMWDERREELEEWQKLSHSEEILEEEIQDILEDMEQMLRKELERLNKEETGEGEIEEDILEDMEQMLRKELERLNKEETGEGEIEEDILEDMEQMLRKELERLNKEEIGEGEIEEDILEDMEQMLKKEIDEVDMEEIEELLEGDIEEDMLEEIEKLLKEELQDILEDMEEGLEEEEEVLKEDDPEEIFEDTEILEAIREILQEEKAQMHSKRRWGKNAWKSIIREHKERKADKRAEKKLRKQQLISTKRKEERKTQREAENRWVSRVKRNIMHRHEERKHQRKSGKGMGLWSLIVLAKLKRKLMKANRMADQALIQREAMSLALEDYKFRIAERERRKEAKRFLKEQKERRAQSKARKDRLEKEMRFKRKQEHKKRKALEREMRKEAKRAFKEEEKERKAQIKAEKDRMRNEWRYKIQQERKKRRALESLEIQRINRELQEMVRRKKDLDMYKLPLNSLEALILEYIWFFLEEPALISLYLRHPTDPNYILNVLEERWKNRKKDRKTTRS